In Luteitalea sp. TBR-22, one genomic interval encodes:
- a CDS encoding (Fe-S)-binding protein — MQHRIPASPATPARASMAHAIETCVHCGFCLAACPTYQVLGEERDSPRGRIVLMKQVLEGDLALDEARPHVDRCLGCLACVTACPSGVPYGELLTPFRAAAGEQATSLVARVRRRVLLDTLESPARFRTAVRLGQFAQRAAPLLPAAVQPMLALLPTALPPAAPLPAHVPARGTRRARVALLAGCAQQVLSPGINHAALQVLAANGIEVVVPRGQGCCGALALHVGDDDRAYAHATTLARALPTDVDAIVTTAAGCGSAMKEYGHAFAGRDQALAVAACGSRVQDVAEFLDAVGLVAPMRATGASVVAYHDACHLSHAQGIRRAPRALLTQVEGLRLVEIPQGDLCCGSAGLYNVEQPELAAELGRRKADAIRSTGATIVTAGNIGCLVQIATHLQAGTPAIAVRHTVEILADALLGG; from the coding sequence ATGCAGCACCGCATCCCCGCCTCGCCGGCCACGCCCGCCCGCGCCTCGATGGCCCACGCCATCGAGACCTGCGTCCACTGCGGCTTCTGCCTCGCCGCGTGTCCCACCTACCAGGTGCTCGGCGAGGAGCGCGACTCGCCGCGTGGCCGCATCGTGCTGATGAAGCAGGTGCTCGAGGGTGACCTTGCGCTCGACGAGGCGCGCCCGCACGTCGACCGCTGCCTCGGGTGCCTCGCGTGCGTCACCGCCTGTCCGTCCGGCGTGCCGTACGGCGAGTTGCTCACCCCGTTCCGCGCGGCCGCCGGTGAACAGGCCACCTCGCTGGTCGCGCGCGTCCGGCGCCGCGTGCTGCTCGACACGTTGGAATCGCCGGCCCGTTTCCGTACGGCGGTCCGCCTCGGCCAGTTCGCGCAGCGCGCCGCCCCGCTGCTCCCGGCCGCCGTCCAGCCGATGCTCGCCCTCCTGCCCACGGCCCTGCCGCCGGCAGCGCCGCTGCCGGCCCACGTGCCGGCGAGAGGGACGCGCCGCGCGCGCGTGGCGCTTCTGGCCGGGTGCGCACAGCAGGTGCTGTCGCCAGGCATCAACCACGCGGCACTGCAGGTGCTGGCGGCCAACGGGATCGAGGTCGTCGTGCCACGCGGCCAGGGCTGCTGCGGCGCCCTCGCACTGCATGTGGGCGACGACGACCGGGCGTATGCACACGCCACCACGCTGGCCCGTGCCCTGCCCACCGACGTCGATGCCATCGTCACCACCGCCGCCGGGTGCGGGTCGGCGATGAAGGAGTACGGTCACGCGTTCGCCGGCCGCGACCAGGCGCTCGCCGTGGCCGCCTGCGGGTCGCGCGTGCAGGACGTCGCGGAGTTCCTCGATGCCGTGGGGCTCGTGGCGCCGATGCGGGCCACGGGCGCGAGCGTCGTGGCCTACCACGACGCCTGTCACCTGTCGCATGCGCAGGGCATCCGCCGCGCGCCGCGCGCGCTGCTGACGCAGGTGGAGGGTCTGCGGCTGGTGGAGATCCCGCAAGGCGACCTGTGCTGCGGGTCGGCGGGGCTCTACAACGTGGAGCAGCCGGAGCTGGCCGCCGAGCTCGGGCGACGGAAGGCCGACGCGATTCGTTCGACGGGAGCGACCATCGTCACGGCCGGCAACATCGGCTGCCTTGTGCAGATCGCCACGCACCTGCAGGCGGGGACGCCGGCCATCGCCGTCAGGCACACGGTGGAGATCCTCGCCGACGCGTTGCTCGGCGGGTAG
- a CDS encoding M20/M25/M40 family metallo-hydrolase, whose amino-acid sequence MLRRLAALLLLLALPSLGHAPLRAQATTPDWTALEDETMRHFQAILRLDTSNPPGNEGVVVDYLEGVLKQAGIETKRFANDPARPNLVARLKGSGKKKPLLIMGHTDVVKVDASKWSHPPFSATREGGYVYGRGTVDDKDNVVAALMVMLQLKRLNVPLDRDVIFLAEAGEEASTQVGIKFMVEQHWPEIEAEYCLAEGGGVTRTGGQVRFATVQSSEKIPYGVTLTAKGPSGHGSVPLRTNAVVHLARAVTKIADWQSTMRLNDTTRAYFERLATISSAEDARRYRALLDPQRAASVQDHLAEREPRHHSMLRTSVSPNILEGGFQVNVIPSEAKATLDVRALPDEDLDAFLDQLRKVIADPAVEVARNQRNTRPGAPPSRIDSEAFAAIEAATVETYGKVTTLPTMSTGATDMAFLRSKGMQCYGVGPLTDSEDGPKGFGAHSDQERILESSLHAFVRFNWDVVTRLARAR is encoded by the coding sequence ATGCTCAGACGTCTCGCTGCGCTGCTCCTCCTCCTCGCGCTTCCCTCGCTCGGCCACGCGCCACTCCGCGCCCAGGCGACCACTCCCGACTGGACGGCCCTGGAAGACGAGACGATGCGGCACTTCCAGGCCATCCTGCGGCTCGACACCAGCAATCCGCCCGGCAACGAGGGCGTGGTCGTCGACTACCTCGAGGGCGTGCTGAAGCAGGCGGGCATCGAGACGAAGCGCTTCGCGAACGATCCCGCGCGCCCCAACCTCGTGGCACGGCTCAAGGGCTCGGGGAAGAAGAAGCCGCTGCTGATCATGGGACACACCGACGTGGTGAAGGTCGACGCGTCGAAGTGGTCCCATCCGCCCTTCTCGGCGACCCGCGAGGGCGGCTACGTGTACGGGCGCGGCACCGTCGACGACAAGGACAACGTCGTCGCCGCGCTGATGGTGATGCTGCAGTTGAAGCGGCTGAACGTGCCGCTCGACCGCGACGTGATCTTCCTGGCCGAGGCCGGCGAGGAAGCCAGCACGCAGGTCGGGATCAAGTTCATGGTCGAGCAGCACTGGCCGGAGATCGAGGCCGAGTACTGCCTGGCGGAGGGCGGCGGCGTGACGCGCACGGGCGGGCAGGTACGCTTCGCGACCGTCCAGTCGTCCGAGAAGATTCCTTACGGCGTCACCCTGACGGCGAAGGGCCCGTCGGGACACGGGTCGGTGCCGCTCCGCACCAACGCGGTCGTGCACCTGGCGCGGGCCGTGACGAAGATCGCCGACTGGCAGTCGACGATGCGGCTCAACGACACGACGCGGGCCTACTTCGAGCGCCTCGCGACGATCAGCAGCGCCGAGGATGCACGGCGCTATCGCGCCCTGCTCGACCCGCAGCGGGCGGCCTCCGTGCAGGACCACCTCGCCGAGCGCGAGCCGCGCCACCACTCGATGCTGCGCACCTCGGTGTCGCCCAACATCCTCGAAGGCGGCTTCCAGGTGAACGTCATCCCGTCGGAGGCGAAGGCGACGCTCGACGTGCGCGCCCTGCCCGACGAGGATCTCGACGCCTTCCTCGATCAGTTGCGCAAGGTGATCGCCGATCCGGCCGTCGAGGTGGCGCGCAACCAGCGCAACACGCGTCCGGGCGCGCCGCCCTCGCGCATCGACTCGGAGGCCTTCGCGGCCATCGAGGCGGCGACGGTCGAGACGTACGGCAAGGTCACCACGCTGCCGACGATGAGCACCGGGGCCACCGACATGGCGTTCCTGCGCTCGAAGGGCATGCAGTGCTACGGCGTCGGCCCGCTCACCGACAGCGAGGATGGCCCGAAGGGCTTCGGCGCCCACAGCGACCAGGAGCGGATTCTCGAGTCGTCGCTGCACGCCTTCGTGCGCTTCAACTGGGACGTCGTGACGCGGCTCGCTCGCGCGCGGTAA